In Ornithinibacter aureus, the genomic stretch TCACTGTTGATCCGCACCTCACCCTCGCCCAGCACGCACAGCAGCGGCTGGTGTCCGGGCAGGATGCCGAGGTCGCCGTCGATGGAGCGGGCGCTGACCTGGCTCGCCTCACCCTCCCAGACCTTGCGGTCCGCGGCGACGAGCTCGACCGTGAGAGCCATCAGAGGTTCTTCTGGATCTCGGCCCACTGGCGCTCGACGTCGTCGAGGCCACCACACATGAAGAACGCCTGCTCACCGACGTGGTCGTAGTCGCCGTCACAGATCTTCGTGAACGCCTCGATGGTGTCGGCCAGCGGCACCGTCGAACCCTCGATGCCGGTGAACTGCTTGGCGACGTAGGTGTTCTGCGACAGGAAGCGCTGGAGACGACGGGCACGGTTGACGAGGATCTTGTCCTCTTCGGAGAGCTCGTCGATACCGAGGATCGCGATGATGTCCTGGAGCTCCTTGTTGCGCTGCAGGATCCCCTTGACGCGAAGTGCGGTGGTGTAGTGGTCCTCCGCGATGTAGCGACGGTCGAGGATGCGGCTCGTCGAGGTGAGCGGGTCCACGGCCGGGTAGATACCCAGCGAGGCGATCTCACGCGAGAGCTCGGTCGTCGCGTCGAGGTGCGCGAACGTCGTGGCCGGGGCCGGGTCGGTGTAGTCATCGGCCGGCACGTAGATCGCCTGCATCGAGGTGATCGAGTGACCACGCGTGGAGGTGATGCGCTCCTGGAGGGTGCCCATCTCGTCGGCGAGGGTGGGCTGGTAACCCACGGCCGACGGCATCCGGCCCAGCAGCGTGGAGACCTCGGAACCCGCCTGGGTGAAGCGGAAGATGTTGTCGATGAACAGCAGCACGTCCTGGCCCTGGACGTCGCGGAAGTACTCCGCCATCGTCAGCGCGGACAGGGCCACGCGAAGACGCGTGCCCGGCGGCTCGTCCATCTGGCCGAAGACGAGGGCCGTCTGCCCGAGGACGCCGGCCTCCTCCATCTCGACCATGAGGTCGTTGCCCTCACGGGTGCGCTCGCCGACACCGGCGAACACCGACACACCACCGTGGTCGCGGGCGACACGGGCGATCATCTCCTGGATGAGCACCGTCTTGCCGACACCGGCACCACCGAACAGGCCGATCTTGCCACCCTGCACGTAGGGGGTGAGCAGGTCGATGACCTTGATGCCGGTCTCGAACATCTGGGTCTTGGACTCCAGCTGGTCGAACGACGGCGCGCTGCGGTGGATGCCCCAGCGCTCGGTCGCGGTGAAGGTCTCGCCCTCGGCCAGGTTCATCACCTCACCGGTGGTGTTGAAGACCTTGCCCAGGGTCTCGTTGCCCACGGGCACCGAGATGGGGCCGCCGGTGTCCTGCACGGGGGTGCCGCGCACGAGACCGTCGGTGGGCTGAAGGGAGATGGCGCGCACCATGTTGTCGCCGATGTGCTGCGCGACCTCGAGGTTGAGGTTCTTGGTCTCGCCGCCGATCTCGACCTGGCTGGTGAGCAGGTTGTACTGCTCGGGCATGGCGTCGACCGGGAACTCCACGTCGACGACGGGGCCGATGATGCGCGAGATACGCCCGACACCGCCGGCGGCGTGGGCCTCGCTGCGCTCGCTGAGGGTTGCAGTCATGATCTCTCTCTCACTCACTTGCTCTCGGCCAGGGCACTGGCGCCGCCGACGATTTCGCTGATCTCTTGGGTGATCTCGGCCTGACGGGCCTGGTTGGCCAGCCGGGTGTACTTCTTGATGAGCTCCTCGGCGTTGTCCGTCGCCGACTTCATCGCCCGCTGGCGGGCGGCGAGCTCGGACGCGGCGGCCTGGAGCATGCAGTTGAACAGACGCGCGTTGACGTACTTGGGCAGCAGTGCGTCGAGCACCTTCTCGGCCCCGGGCTCGAAGGTGTAGAGCGGCAGCAGGTCATCCGCTGCCGGCGCCTCCTCACCCTCGACGACCTCGAGCGGGAGCAACCGGATGACCTCGGGCTCCTGGGTGACCATGGAGACGAACCGGGTGAAGACGACGTGCACCTCGTCGATGCCGCCCTCCTCGGTCGGGGTGGTGAAGTCGGCGACGAGACGCTCGCCGACCTCGCGGGCCGTCTCGAAGCTCGGGCGCTCCGAGGCGCCGCTCCACTCCGCGGCGAACTCGCGGTGGCGGAACTTGTAGAAGGCGATCGCCTTGCGACCGAGCAGGTAGGGGACGACCTCCTTGCCCTCGTCACGCAGCGACGCGATGAGCCGCTCGCTCTCCTTGATCGCCGACGAGCTGTAGGCACCTGCCAGGCCGCGGTCGGAGGTCATGATGACCACCGCCGCACGCTTGACGTCGTCCTTCTCCGAGGTCAGCGGGTGGTCCTCGTTGGAGAACGTCGCCACTGCGGAGACCGCCCGGGTGAGGGCCCGCGCGTACGGGCTGGACTCACGCACGGCCTGCTGGGCCTTGACCACGCGCGAGGCAGCCATGAGCTCCATCGCCCGGGTGATCTTCTTGGTCGAGCTGACGGCTCGGATGCGCTGCCGGTACTCCCGGATCTGCGCTCCCATACGTTTCCGCCTTCCTGGTTCTACTGCTCGTTTGCCGTGGGGCTGGGCCGGGAGCGCGTGGCGCGCTCCCGGCATCCGACATCAGCGGCGCTGCTTGACGATCTTCTCCTGCTCGGACTCCTGGGCCCGGGCAGCTGCCTCGTCCTCGGCCTCGTTCCCGGCCTGGATGCCGTCGGCACCCGAGGCCTGGAAGAGCTTGGCCTTGAAGTTCTCGATCTCGGAGTCGAGCGCCTGCTCGGTCTCCTCCTCGAACTTGCCCGTCTCGCGGATCGCGTCGAGCAGCTCGACGCGGCTGCGACGCAGGTGGTCGAGGAAGTCGGCCTCGAAGCGGCGGACGTCGTCGACGGCGATGCTGTCGAGCTTGCCGGTCGTGCCCATCCAGATCGAGACGACCTGCTCCTCGACCGGGTACGGCGAGGCCTGACGCTGCTTGAGCAGCTCGACGAGGCGAGCACCCTTCGCGAGCTGCGCACGCGAAGCCGGGTCGAGGTCGGAGGCGAACATGGCGAACGCCTCGAGCGCGCGGTACTGGGCGAGGTCGAGCTTGAGGCGACCGGCCACCGACTTCATGGCCTTGATCTGCGCGGCACCACCGACTCGCGACACCGAGACACCCACGTCGATCGCCGGGCGGACGTTGGAGTTGAACAGGTCCGACTGGAGGTAGATCTGGCCGTCGGTGATGGAGATGACGTTGGTCGGGATGTAGGCCGACACGTCACCAGCCTTGGTCTCGATGATCGGCAGGCCGGTCATCGAGCCGGCGCCGAGGTCGTCGGAAAGCTTGGCGCAGCGCTCGAGGAGCCGGCTGTGCAGGTAGAAGACGTCACCCGGGTAGGCCTCGCGGCCCGGCGGGCGGCGCAGCAGCAGCGACACGGAGCGGTAGGCCTCGGCCTGCTTGGACAGGTCGTCGAAGACGATGAGGACGTGCTTGCCCTGGTACATCCAGTGCTGGCCGATGGCCGAGCCGGTGTACGGGGCGAGGTACTTGAAGCCCGCGGAGTCGGAGGCCGGAGCGGCGACGATGGTGGTGTACTCCATCGCGCCCGCCTCCTCGAGCGTGCCGCGGACGGCGGCGATCGTGGAGCCCTTCTGGCCGATGGCGACGTAGATGCAGCGCACCTGCTTCGTCGGGTCGCCGCTGTCCCAGAACTCCTTCTGGTTGATGATCGTGTCGACCGCGACCGTGGTCTTGCCGGTCTGGCGGTCACCGATGATGAGCTGGCGCTGGCCACGGCCGATCGGCGTCATGGCGTCGACGGCCTTCAGGCCGGTCTGCAGCGGCTCGTGCACCGACTTGCGCTGCACGACGTTGGGCGCCTGGAGCTCGAGCGCCCGGCGCTCCTCGCTGGCGATCTCGCCGAGGCCGTCGATCGGCGCACCGAGCGGGTTGACGACGCGGCCGAGGAACGCGTCGCCGACGGGCACGGAGAGCACCTCGCCGGTCCGCTTGACCTCCTGGCCCTCCTCGATCGCGGAGAACTCACCGAGGATGACGACGCCGATCTCGTGGACGTCGAGGTTGAGCGCCAGGCCCAGCGTGCCGTCCTCGAACTGGAGGAGCTCGTTGGTCATCGCCGAGGGCAGGCCCTCGACGTGCGCGATGCCGTCGCCGGCGTCGGTCACGCGACCGACCTCTTCGCGCGCGGCTGCGCCGGGCTCGTAGGACCGGACGTAGCTGTCCAGGGCGTCCCGGATCTCGTCCGGACGGATCGAGAGCTCCGTCATGTTCTGATCTTCTCCTCGGTCACCGGCCCCTGGTGGGGCCGAAGTCTGTGGTCGGTGGTGCGGTGTCTTGCGGTGTTCGGATGCCGTGCGTGGACTGCGGTGTCAGCCGCCGGTCACGTGGCGGCGGGCTTCGTCGAGGCGCCGCAGGACGGTGCCATCGACGACGTCGTCGCCGACCTGGACCCGGATGCCGCCCATGACGGTGGGGTCGAGGACGACCTGGAGGCTGACGGCCTTGCCGTAGTGCGCCTCGAGGGCGCTGCGCAGCCGGGCACCCTGCTGCTCGGTGAGGGGCGTCGCCGCGGTGACGAGCGCGGTGAGCTCGTCACGGCGGGTCGAGGCCAACGCGAGGTAGGCCTCCATGGTGCGGTCCAGACGGCGTCCGCGGGGGGCGCGCACCGCCTGCTCCGCGAGGCGGACCGTCTCGGGCGCCGCCTTGCCTTCGAGCAGACCCCGCACAAGGGCGGCCTTGCCGTTGCCGTCGGTGTTGCGGCTGGAGAGCGTGTCGCGCAGAGCGGGGTCGCCGGCGACGATCCGCTCGAAGCGGAAGAGCTCGTCCTCGACCCGGTCGATGTGACCGGCCCGCTCGGCCGTGGCCAGGAGGCACTGCACGGCCAGTGACTCGAGTGTGTCCGTGAGGTCACGCTCGGCGGACCAGCGCTGCCCTGCGACCTCGGCGACCAGGTTGGTGGTGGTCTCACCGACCTTGCCTCCGAAGACCGCACGGGCCAGGCCCTGCTTCTCGGCGGTGCCGCGCGAGGGGTCCGCAAGGGCCCGACGCAGCGACGCGTTGCCGTCGACGACCGCGGTCACGGCGAAGAGCTCATCCGCGAGCGGCGCCCAGGACGACCCCTGCGCCAGCACGGCGTCGAGCGCCGCCTGCACCGCAGTGGCCGAACCTCGCGACGAGCCGCGCATCAGGCGTCCTGCCCCGCCGGGGCAACCTTCTCGGGGACGATGTCGCCGGCCTCGAGGTCCGCGAGGAACCGGTCGACGATGCCCTTCTGGCGCACCTCGTCCTCGAGGGACTCGCCGACGATCTTGCCGGCCAGGGTCGTCGACAGCGTGCCGACCTCCTGGCGCAGCTGGACCACGGCCTGCTGGCGCTCGGCCTCGACCTGACGCTTGGCCGACTCGGAGATGCGGGCAGCCTCGGCCTGGGCCTGGGCACGCATCTCCGCGACGATCGACGCGCCCTGCTCACGAGCGGACTCGCGGATCTCGTTGGCTTCGGTGCGGGCCTCGGCGAGCTGGGCGTTGTACTTCTCCAGGGCAGCCTGAGCCTCGGCCTGCGCCTGCTCGGCCTCCTGCATGCCGCCCTCGATGGCTGCGGCACGCTCGGCGTACATCGCCTCCATCTTCGGCACGACGCTCTTGGAGAAGATCCGGTAGAGGATGGCGAAGGCGATGAGTCCGATGATGATCTCGGCGGGGTGCGGCAGCAGCGGAAGTGCTGCCGGCCAGCCGACACCCTCGGATGCCTTCACGGATGCGAGAACCACGTCGCTTCCTTATCTGTCGATCGAACGGGGGGTCGTCGGTGCGTCAGCCTGCGAAGACGAAGACGAACACGAGACCGAGGATCGCGAGCGCCTCGGTGAGGGC encodes the following:
- a CDS encoding F0F1 ATP synthase subunit epsilon; this translates as MMALTVELVAADRKVWEGEASQVSARSIDGDLGILPGHQPLLCVLGEGEVRINSEGGWKSATIDGGFLSVDHDRVTIIAESVDASGMSS
- a CDS encoding F0F1 ATP synthase subunit B: MVLASVKASEGVGWPAALPLLPHPAEIIIGLIAFAILYRIFSKSVVPKMEAMYAERAAAIEGGMQEAEQAQAEAQAALEKYNAQLAEARTEANEIRESAREQGASIVAEMRAQAQAEAARISESAKRQVEAERQQAVVQLRQEVGTLSTTLAGKIVGESLEDEVRQKGIVDRFLADLEAGDIVPEKVAPAGQDA
- the atpA gene encoding F0F1 ATP synthase subunit alpha, yielding MTELSIRPDEIRDALDSYVRSYEPGAAAREEVGRVTDAGDGIAHVEGLPSAMTNELLQFEDGTLGLALNLDVHEIGVVILGEFSAIEEGQEVKRTGEVLSVPVGDAFLGRVVNPLGAPIDGLGEIASEERRALELQAPNVVQRKSVHEPLQTGLKAVDAMTPIGRGQRQLIIGDRQTGKTTVAVDTIINQKEFWDSGDPTKQVRCIYVAIGQKGSTIAAVRGTLEEAGAMEYTTIVAAPASDSAGFKYLAPYTGSAIGQHWMYQGKHVLIVFDDLSKQAEAYRSVSLLLRRPPGREAYPGDVFYLHSRLLERCAKLSDDLGAGSMTGLPIIETKAGDVSAYIPTNVISITDGQIYLQSDLFNSNVRPAIDVGVSVSRVGGAAQIKAMKSVAGRLKLDLAQYRALEAFAMFASDLDPASRAQLAKGARLVELLKQRQASPYPVEEQVVSIWMGTTGKLDSIAVDDVRRFEADFLDHLRRSRVELLDAIRETGKFEEETEQALDSEIENFKAKLFQASGADGIQAGNEAEDEAAARAQESEQEKIVKQRR
- the atpD gene encoding F0F1 ATP synthase subunit beta; this translates as MTATLSERSEAHAAGGVGRISRIIGPVVDVEFPVDAMPEQYNLLTSQVEIGGETKNLNLEVAQHIGDNMVRAISLQPTDGLVRGTPVQDTGGPISVPVGNETLGKVFNTTGEVMNLAEGETFTATERWGIHRSAPSFDQLESKTQMFETGIKVIDLLTPYVQGGKIGLFGGAGVGKTVLIQEMIARVARDHGGVSVFAGVGERTREGNDLMVEMEEAGVLGQTALVFGQMDEPPGTRLRVALSALTMAEYFRDVQGQDVLLFIDNIFRFTQAGSEVSTLLGRMPSAVGYQPTLADEMGTLQERITSTRGHSITSMQAIYVPADDYTDPAPATTFAHLDATTELSREIASLGIYPAVDPLTSTSRILDRRYIAEDHYTTALRVKGILQRNKELQDIIAILGIDELSEEDKILVNRARRLQRFLSQNTYVAKQFTGIEGSTVPLADTIEAFTKICDGDYDHVGEQAFFMCGGLDDVERQWAEIQKNL
- a CDS encoding F0F1 ATP synthase subunit delta; translated protein: MRGSSRGSATAVQAALDAVLAQGSSWAPLADELFAVTAVVDGNASLRRALADPSRGTAEKQGLARAVFGGKVGETTTNLVAEVAGQRWSAERDLTDTLESLAVQCLLATAERAGHIDRVEDELFRFERIVAGDPALRDTLSSRNTDGNGKAALVRGLLEGKAAPETVRLAEQAVRAPRGRRLDRTMEAYLALASTRRDELTALVTAATPLTEQQGARLRSALEAHYGKAVSLQVVLDPTVMGGIRVQVGDDVVDGTVLRRLDEARRHVTGG
- a CDS encoding F0F1 ATP synthase subunit gamma, producing the protein MGAQIREYRQRIRAVSSTKKITRAMELMAASRVVKAQQAVRESSPYARALTRAVSAVATFSNEDHPLTSEKDDVKRAAVVIMTSDRGLAGAYSSSAIKESERLIASLRDEGKEVVPYLLGRKAIAFYKFRHREFAAEWSGASERPSFETAREVGERLVADFTTPTEEGGIDEVHVVFTRFVSMVTQEPEVIRLLPLEVVEGEEAPAADDLLPLYTFEPGAEKVLDALLPKYVNARLFNCMLQAAASELAARQRAMKSATDNAEELIKKYTRLANQARQAEITQEISEIVGGASALAESK